Proteins co-encoded in one Streptomyces diastaticus subsp. diastaticus genomic window:
- a CDS encoding Lrp/AsnC family transcriptional regulator, giving the protein MEDLDRQIVQLLVTDGRMSYTDLGKATGLSTSAVHQRVRRLEQRGVIRGYAAVVDPEAVGLPLTAFISVKPFDPSAPDDIAERLAGVPEIEACHSVAGDENYILKVRVTAPVALEDLLSRVRSLAGVSTRTTVVLSTPYEARPPQL; this is encoded by the coding sequence ATGGAGGACCTGGACCGTCAGATCGTGCAGTTGCTCGTCACTGACGGGCGGATGAGCTACACCGACCTGGGCAAGGCCACGGGCCTGTCCACCTCCGCCGTGCACCAGCGGGTGCGCAGGCTGGAGCAGCGCGGGGTGATCCGGGGCTATGCCGCCGTGGTCGACCCGGAGGCGGTGGGGCTGCCGCTGACCGCCTTCATCTCGGTCAAGCCCTTCGACCCCAGCGCCCCTGACGACATCGCCGAACGCCTCGCGGGCGTCCCGGAGATCGAGGCGTGCCACAGCGTCGCGGGCGACGAGAACTACATCCTCAAGGTCCGCGTCACCGCCCCCGTCGCCCTGGAGGACCTCCTCTCCCGGGTCCGCTCCCTGGCCGGCGTCTCGACCCGCACCACCGTCGTCCTCTCCACCCCCTACGAGGCGCGCCCGCCGCAGCTCTGA